The Linepithema humile isolate Giens D197 chromosome 2, Lhum_UNIL_v1.0, whole genome shotgun sequence genome has a segment encoding these proteins:
- the LOC136997987 gene encoding uncharacterized protein gives MKFFIILFAVVAVASAGLHHIPKYIHVSEQPSIPNLHAAPLALHGNDHVTRIHYSGPHVGHPHLVGIEHYNPAPHYEPSVTNVAVHGHH, from the exons ATGAAATTCTTC aTTATTCTTTTTGCCGTTGTGGCGGTTGCTAGCGCTGGA CTGCATCATATACCGAAGTACATTCACGTGAGCGAACAGCCCTCTATCCCGAATCTGCACGCCGCTCCGCTCGCCCTTCATGGTAACGATCACGTCACCCGCATCCACTACTCTGGCCCGCATGTAGGGCATCCACACTTGGTCGGCATCGAGCATTACAACCCGGCTCCGCATTACGAGCCCAGCGTCACTAACGTGGCCGTCCACGGGCACCACTAA
- the LOC105667903 gene encoding A-kinase anchor protein 14 — protein MKFFIVLFAVVAAASAGIIGGYHEPIEQPWVAPVVHSAPLVHAAPLVHAAPVVHAPSPWVAPAPKYVKVAAPVAYAKEYHHVLSIPQQPAIPPPHPKPLNIKAHAHVTRIHYDAPHIPHPHLLGVEHYVPAPEPAISVVKAHGHGWA, from the exons ATGAAGTTCTTC ATTGTTCTGTTTGCCGTTGTGGCGGCCGCGAGCGCCGGAATTATCGGCGGATATCATGAGCCG ATCGAGCAGCCTTGGGTAGCTCCTGTGGTGCACTCTGCACCGTTGGTGCATGCTGCACCGTTGGTGCACGCCGCTCCGGTGGTACATGCACCTTCGCCTTGGGTCGCTCCCGCACCCAAATACGTCAAGGTCGCCGCTCCCGTGGCGTATGCTAAG GAATATCACCACGTGCTCAGCATTCCGCAGCAACCTGCCATTCCACCCCCGCATCCGAAGCCCCTAAATATCAAGGCCCATGCCCATGTCACCAGAATACATTACGATGCTCCCCATATTCCGCATCCGCATCTTCTCGGCGTCGAGCATTACGTGCCCGCTCCGGAACCCGCAATCTCCGTCGTCAAGGCTCACGGACACGGCTGGGCCTAA
- the LOC105667911 gene encoding uncharacterized protein encodes MKLLLFTSVVCFAAVLAAPADKQKREILPGDPRYGTDYQHHHHHEHENDVQISKAAGGYVGSYAVHDENQSGEAQPQPHSAYGPPNHQVGQLLGSDFLTNSDSAKAIAHVPATSYGIPDTQVINNNFLEGGKLNAVVKTVHEHPTYDVVQKSVIPEVHQPAVVHKHVETVSVPQVKVTTSHLPVQTQGVVQHSVPSVASSIKNFPSYSYPSYSNIPLKTIDHHVHVQVPQPYPVPVTKHVSYPIPVPHRVEVPKPYYVRVPQPVQVAVNRPYPVEVPRPVPYVVPHYVRTSGYPVIQQHGVIVDANRASSNPFQGFFENAQFQNVLANFPNFQNPLEGFQNSFENFELPSFPNLPSFPSLPSFFPSQQPSQPANNAPSSADTVAVDNLALKVEKPKVLKPATTCAGCSVGAVNGGSASASAVSSVSSGAAVATKQDQLQEHVQSTDANGGYVY; translated from the exons ATGAAGCTCCTCCTGTTCACGTCCGTG GTCTGCTTCGCGGCGGTCTTAGCAGCGCCGGCTGACAAGCAGAAGAGGGAGATTTTGCCGGGAGATCCACGGTACGGAACCGACTATCAGCACCATCATCACCACGAGCATGAGAACGACGTGCAGATCAGTAAAGCTGCTGGCGGTTATGTAGGTTCTTATGCGGTTCATGACGAAAATCAGTCGGGAGAAGCTCAGCCGCAACCCCATTCGGCCTATGGACCGCCTAACCACCAAGTCGGACAGCTCTTGGGCTCTGATTTTCTGACGAACAGTGACAGTGCCAAAGCTATCGCCCATGTGCCGGCCACTTCCTACGGAATCCCCGACACTCAG gtcattaacaataatttccTCGAAGGCGGCAAGTTAAACGCTGTTGTCAAG acaGTTCACGAGCATCCAACATACGATGTGGTGCAAAAATCCGTAATCCCTGAGGTCCACCAGCCAGCGGTCGTGCATAAACATGTGGAAACCGTCTCGGTTCCGCAGGTGAAGGTGACCACGTCTCATCTACCTGTTCAAACTCAAG gaGTCGTCCAGCACAGCGTGCCGTCCGTCGCTTCTTCCATCAAAAACTTCCCCAGCTACAGCTATCCTTCGTACAGCAACATACCTCTGAAGACGATCGATCATCATGTTCACGTACAAGTACCACAACCGTACCCAGTGCCGGTAACCAAGCATGTCTCGTACCCCATTCCCGTGCCTCACCGCGTCGAAGTGCCCAAACCATACTACGTCCGTGTACCTCAGCCCGTTCAAGTCGCCGTGAATCGTCCGTACCCCGTAGAAGTACCACGCCCGGTGCCGTACGTCGTGCCGCATTACGTGCGAACCAGCGGTTATCCAGTTATCCAGCAGCACGGTGTTATCGTGGACGCAAACAGAGCATCAAGCAATCCGTTCCAGGGCTTCTTCGAAAACGCCCAGTTCCAGAACGTGCTGGCGAACTTCCCGAACTTCCAGAACCCTTTGGAAGGCTTCCAGAACTCCTTCGAGAACTTCGAGCTGCCGTCTTTCCCCAACCTGCCATCTTTCCCATCTCTGCCGTCGTTCTTCCCGTCCCAGCAGCCGTCTCAACCTGCTAACAATGCACCATCCAGCGCCGACACAGTTGCCGTCGACAATCTAGCGCTGAAGGTCGAGAAACCTAAAGTACTTAAACCGGCTACCACGTGTGCCGGATGCTCTGTCGGAGCCGTCAACGGTGGTTCTGCCAGCGCCAGTGCCGTCTCTTCCGTCTCTAGTGGTGCAGCTGTTGCCACCAAGCAGGATCAATTGCAGGAACACGTGCAGTCCACCGATGCCAACGGTGGTTACGTTTACTAG
- the LOC105667702 gene encoding zinc finger protein 512B-like — MNVKVVVFFALVALAFAEEVKESKKAEGTKKDKRGLYGALGYGYGIDGLGYNLGGLSSYSALPLGLNQGISTVLTKEIPVPVPHPVAVPVEKQIPVPVKVPYAVPVDRPYPVHVPKPYPVEVTKHVPIPVDRPVAVPYSVPVKVPVPAPYAVKVPQPYAVPVIKHVPVPVASQPILYTKLHSNLGYYGGLSNLGYSSSSW, encoded by the exons ATGAACGTCAAG GTGGTGGTTTTCTTCGCCCTGGTGGCGCTCGCCTTCGCGGAGGAAGTAAAAGAGTCAAAGAAGGCAGAAGGCACGAAGAAAGACAAGCGTGGCTTGTACGGCGCCCTAGGCTACGGCTATGGTATCGATGGATTAGGATATAACCTTGGTGGACTCAGCTCGTACTCAGCACTCCCGCTCGGCCTGAACCAAGGCATCTCCACCGTCCTGACGAAGGAAATACCTGTGCCCGTGCCTCATCCGGTCGCCGTGCCCGTCGAGAAACAAATCCCGGTTCCCGTTAAG GTGCCATACGCCGTGCCAGTCGACCGTCCATATCCTGTTCACGTGCCCAAACCCTACCCAGTTGAAGTCACCAAGCACGTTCCCATTCCAGTAGACCGTCCTGTAGCCGTACCCTACAGCGTCCCCGTCAAAGTGCCAGTTCCAGCCCCGTACGCTGTCAAGGTACCGCAACCGTACGCCGTTCCCGTCATCAAGCACGTACCCGTGCCCGTCGCATCGCAACCCATTCTCTACACAAAATTGCACTCCAATCTTGGATACTACGGCGGCCTAAGCAATTTGGGATACTCCTCCTCCTCCTGGTAA
- the LOC105667910 gene encoding endothelin-converting enzyme homolog isoform X1: protein MLSARQSWNSGMKRGIFRIKHRRELKQFAADQRICNYDCCYSQCFDDIKRIKDPSPIVERYRVSFVLCRRITREYYRGWMDGKINICSPLLCVGSMTRHENHWENVNVWTPDVVCPTRLGVQCRQFDPVSGPFSMNNERKDNGSVYSVGSQNHLVPIRSRKACFKRRTQLSNLLLIILFLLVASLFVTVVVLAVLYARSGMMKICDSEDCVRVAASLKESMDTSVDPCDDFYQYTCGRWSQEHPIPDSKLTNNWFNELYTHIIREIRDLLKVNISASEVPRSVMQAKTLFTSCMDVHAMDELGLFPLFDLLESLNLPMIPAALTNKTTNYIEQIANVKRNIGRDIFFGTDIMQDPRNNSRYMIVFDVPIHSSPFLSNKDLEKRMQTIRSRLQKLEEDLDEEDTDEDTLDEHEDAELTYMTDVVKHVVSNGTIDACTSEDEYNISEKQLKECIETLYEISSIFYYMARTDQNQSIVEEDLSDDNYMYVDELQKLTDEYVTDVNSSLTPKLIWRPFIESLLENFVTLDLDNKDKILVCNLDYLKDAALILSSYEEEDLESYIWWVVVDMVVPVSSKKLRETWNVYVNKILQVEIREPRSLECASDVNEMMGMAVSWLFVDQKFHNNKAYKVMEMLEDIKEAFASLVLKTDWMDQSTKTATLQKSQKMGSEIGFPEWLFNENKLDEYYKNIKVIDLSETKYLDNMMQILRVVLNTTWSCLHDDNLSNKSQWVSHPTDVNAFHSFHANQITVPVGILKFPFYDLGLEALNYGAIGSVIGHELTHGFDNSGRHYDSDGNLRQWWTNETISEYKEKTKCFINHYSTYYESEIDGYIDGELTLDENIADNGGLSEAFVAYERWKTRHGQELLLPGFTEFTHEQLLFLSYAHLWCESYISTALKWMLEDSHSPNHVRVQGVLKNSKEFSTTWNCPVGSNMNPAKKCHLW, encoded by the exons ATGCTGAGTGCCAGGCAATCTTGGAACAGTGGTATGAAAAGAGGCATTTTCCGTATAAAACATCGCCGTGAGCTCAAACAGTTCGCAGCCGACCAGCGCATATGCAATTATGACTGCTGCTATAGTCAG tgtTTCGATGATATCAAAAGGATTAAAGATCCATCGCCGATAGTCGAAAGATACCGGGTGTCTTTCGTTCTTTGCAGGCGCATTACGCGTGAATATTATCGTGGATGGATGGAtgggaaaattaatatttgttcacCGTTGTTGTGCGTCGGTTCGATGACGAGACACGAGAACCACTGGGAAAATGTGAACGTATGGACACCCGACGTTGTCTGTCCGACTCGACTTGGTGTTCAGTGTCGTCAGTTCGATCCGGTCAGTGGGCCATTCAGCATGAACAACGAGCGCA AGGATAACGGATCCGTTTACTCGGTCGGAAGCCAGAACCACCTGGTGCCGATAAGATCCAGGAAAGCTTG TTTCAAGAGGCGGACTCAGCTGTCCAATCTGTTGCTGATAATCTTGTTTCTTCTGGTGGCTTCCTTATTCGTAACAGTTGTGGTACTCGCAGTACTTT ATGCGCGCAGTGGAATGATGAAGATATGCGACAGTGAGGATTGCGTTCGAGTAG CGGCTAGTTTGAAGGAATCTATGGATACCTCTGTAGATCCTTGCGACGATTTTTATCA ATATACATGTGGCAGATGGTCGCAGGAACATCCTATTCCGGATAGCAAGCTGACGAATAACTGGTTCAACGAGCTGTACACTCACATTATTAGGGAGATCAGGGATCTGTTGAAAGTTAATATATCCGCTAGTGAAGTACCCCGGTCGGTGATGCAGGCCAAGACGCTATTCACCAGCTGCATGGACGTGC aTGCAATGGATGAACTCGGTTTGTTCCCACTGTTTGATTTATTGGAATCATTAAATTTACCCATGATACCAGCGGCTCTTACTAATAAGACGACTAATTACATCGAACAAATTGCCAACGTAAAGAGAAATATAGgtcgcgatatttttttcggTACGGACATCATGCAGGATCCAAGAAACAACAGCAGATATATGATTGTTTTTGATGTTCCAATTCACTCTAGTCCTTTTCTGAG caataaaGACTTAGAAAAGCGAATGCAAACCATCAGATCGCGATTGCAAAAGCTGGAAGAAGATTTGGATGAAGAAGACACAGATGAAGACACGTTGGATGAGCACGAAGATGCCGAATTGACTTACATGACAGACGTTGTGAAGCATGTCGTTAGCAATGGTACTATTGACGCTTGCACTTCGGAGGACGAATATAACATATCCGAGAAACAATTGAAAGAATGCATTGAGACGCTATACGAAATTAGCAGTATCTtctattat ATGGCTCGTACCGATCAAAATCAAAGCATTGTCGAAGAAGACTTGAGTGATGACAATTACATGTATGTGGACGAGCTGCAAAAATTGACTGATGAATATGTGACAGATGTTAATTCATCTCTCACCCCTAAACTGATTTGGCGGCCCTTTATCGAGTCTCTTCTCGAGAATTTCGTCACGTTAGACCTTGACAACAAAGACAAGATACTTGTCTGTAATTTGGATTACTTAAAAGACGCGGCGCTGATACTCTCTTCTTATGAGGAGGAAGATCTAG aaaGTTACATTTGGTGGGTTGTCGTGGACATGGTGGTGCCTGTTTCTTCCAAAAAACTCAGGGAAACTTGGAATGTGtatgtcaataaaatattgcaggtGGAAATACGTGAACCCAGATCTTTGGAATGCGCATCAGACGTAAATGAAATGATGG GGATGGCGGTATCGTGGCTGTTTGTTGatcaaaaatttcataataataaggCTTATAAAGTGATGGAGATGTTGGAGGACATAAAAGAGGCATTTGCCTCACTGGTCTTGAAAACGGACTGGATGGATCAATCGACGAAAACGGCAACGCTCCAAAAGAGCCAGAAGATGGGCTCCGAGATCGGATTTCCCGAATGGCTCTTCAATGAAAATAAGCTCGACgagtattataaaaacataaaagtt ATAGATCTGTCAGAAACGAAATACTTGGACAATATGATGCAAATCCTTCGAGTAGTATTGAATACTACGTGGTCGTGTCTGCATGACGATAATTTGAGTAATAAGTCTCA ATGGGTAAGCCATCCTACCGATGTAAACGCCTTCCACAGTTTTCATGCCAATCAAATAA CTGTACCTGTCGGAATTCTCAAATTCCCATTCTATGATTTGGGTCTCGA GGCTTTGAATTATGGCGCAATTGGCTCGGTAATTGGACATGAATTAACACACGGATTTGATAACAGCGGCCGTCACTATGATAGCGATGGAAATCTTCGACAATGGTGGACCAATGAGACCATCTCCGAGTATAAAGAGAAAACCAAATGCTTTATAAATCATTACAGTACTTATTACGAAAGTgag ATTGACGGCTACATTGATGGCGAGCTAACTTTAGATGAGAACATCGCCGATAATGGAGGCCTTAGTGAGGCCTTTGTCGCTTACGAGAGGTGGAAGACCCGGCATGGTCAAGAGCTTCTACTTCCAGGATTTACGGAGTTTACGCATGAACAGTTACTCTTTCTTTCCTATGCACAC TTGTGGTGCGAGTCTTATATTTCGACAGCACTGAAATGGATGCTGGAAGATTCTCATTCTCCTAACCATGTACGGGTTCAAggagtattaaaaaattctaaggAATTTAGTACCACGTGGAATTGCCCCGTAGGATCAAACATGAATCCAGCAAAGAAGTGTCATCTGTGGTAG
- the LOC105667703 gene encoding E3 ubiquitin-protein ligase RNF12-B-like, with protein MARPSFHGHGLEPDEPKLISQSVHLHEVPTKVIKVIKTVAIKIPVPYPVKVPHHIPFPVPVKHPVAVPVPQIVKVPQHVPVPVEKPVPVELHQQVPFLISKPVPVPHPIPVPHPVTLTKPVFIPVPKAIPIPQSSHDEHDVSAKAGGDHAGYEAVNYNSYTVNVQGREAYDQQNGDQAHFQPSQSDYSANH; from the exons aTGGCAAGACCCTCGTTTCACGGCCACGGTCTTGAGCCCGATGAGCCTAAGCTCATCTCACAGTCAGTGCATCTGCATGAAGTGCCGACCAAGGTGATCAAGGTCATCAAGACAGTAGCCATCAAAATCCCGGTGCCGTATCCCGTTAAG GTACCTCATCACATTCCGTTTCCAGTGCCAGTGAAACATCCCGTGGCGGTTCCGGTACCACAGATAGTGAAAGTGCCGCAGCACGTGCCGGTGCCAGTAGAGAAACCAGTCCCAGTGGAACTGCATCAACag gtGCCATTCTTGATATCCAAACCGGTGCCTGTGCCACATCCCATCCCCGTGCCTCATCCGGTTACTTTGACCAAGCCGGTCTTCATTCCGGTGCCAAAAGCGATACCGATCCCGCAGTCGAGTCACGACGAACACGATGTTTCCGCCAAAGCTGGAGGCGATCACGCTGGCTACGAGGCGGTCAACTACAACTCTTACACTGTCAACGTTCAAGGCCGTGAAGCATACGACCAACAAAACGGCGATCAGGCTCACTTCCAACCTTCCCAATCCGACTACTCGGCGAATCATTAA
- the LOC105667910 gene encoding endothelin-converting enzyme homolog isoform X2, with translation MDGKINICSPLLCVGSMTRHENHWENVNVWTPDVVCPTRLGVQCRQFDPVSGPFSMNNERKDNGSVYSVGSQNHLVPIRSRKACFKRRTQLSNLLLIILFLLVASLFVTVVVLAVLYARSGMMKICDSEDCVRVAASLKESMDTSVDPCDDFYQYTCGRWSQEHPIPDSKLTNNWFNELYTHIIREIRDLLKVNISASEVPRSVMQAKTLFTSCMDVHAMDELGLFPLFDLLESLNLPMIPAALTNKTTNYIEQIANVKRNIGRDIFFGTDIMQDPRNNSRYMIVFDVPIHSSPFLSNKDLEKRMQTIRSRLQKLEEDLDEEDTDEDTLDEHEDAELTYMTDVVKHVVSNGTIDACTSEDEYNISEKQLKECIETLYEISSIFYYMARTDQNQSIVEEDLSDDNYMYVDELQKLTDEYVTDVNSSLTPKLIWRPFIESLLENFVTLDLDNKDKILVCNLDYLKDAALILSSYEEEDLESYIWWVVVDMVVPVSSKKLRETWNVYVNKILQVEIREPRSLECASDVNEMMGMAVSWLFVDQKFHNNKAYKVMEMLEDIKEAFASLVLKTDWMDQSTKTATLQKSQKMGSEIGFPEWLFNENKLDEYYKNIKVIDLSETKYLDNMMQILRVVLNTTWSCLHDDNLSNKSQWVSHPTDVNAFHSFHANQITVPVGILKFPFYDLGLEALNYGAIGSVIGHELTHGFDNSGRHYDSDGNLRQWWTNETISEYKEKTKCFINHYSTYYESEIDGYIDGELTLDENIADNGGLSEAFVAYERWKTRHGQELLLPGFTEFTHEQLLFLSYAHLWCESYISTALKWMLEDSHSPNHVRVQGVLKNSKEFSTTWNCPVGSNMNPAKKCHLW, from the exons ATGGAtgggaaaattaatatttgttcacCGTTGTTGTGCGTCGGTTCGATGACGAGACACGAGAACCACTGGGAAAATGTGAACGTATGGACACCCGACGTTGTCTGTCCGACTCGACTTGGTGTTCAGTGTCGTCAGTTCGATCCGGTCAGTGGGCCATTCAGCATGAACAACGAGCGCA AGGATAACGGATCCGTTTACTCGGTCGGAAGCCAGAACCACCTGGTGCCGATAAGATCCAGGAAAGCTTG TTTCAAGAGGCGGACTCAGCTGTCCAATCTGTTGCTGATAATCTTGTTTCTTCTGGTGGCTTCCTTATTCGTAACAGTTGTGGTACTCGCAGTACTTT ATGCGCGCAGTGGAATGATGAAGATATGCGACAGTGAGGATTGCGTTCGAGTAG CGGCTAGTTTGAAGGAATCTATGGATACCTCTGTAGATCCTTGCGACGATTTTTATCA ATATACATGTGGCAGATGGTCGCAGGAACATCCTATTCCGGATAGCAAGCTGACGAATAACTGGTTCAACGAGCTGTACACTCACATTATTAGGGAGATCAGGGATCTGTTGAAAGTTAATATATCCGCTAGTGAAGTACCCCGGTCGGTGATGCAGGCCAAGACGCTATTCACCAGCTGCATGGACGTGC aTGCAATGGATGAACTCGGTTTGTTCCCACTGTTTGATTTATTGGAATCATTAAATTTACCCATGATACCAGCGGCTCTTACTAATAAGACGACTAATTACATCGAACAAATTGCCAACGTAAAGAGAAATATAGgtcgcgatatttttttcggTACGGACATCATGCAGGATCCAAGAAACAACAGCAGATATATGATTGTTTTTGATGTTCCAATTCACTCTAGTCCTTTTCTGAG caataaaGACTTAGAAAAGCGAATGCAAACCATCAGATCGCGATTGCAAAAGCTGGAAGAAGATTTGGATGAAGAAGACACAGATGAAGACACGTTGGATGAGCACGAAGATGCCGAATTGACTTACATGACAGACGTTGTGAAGCATGTCGTTAGCAATGGTACTATTGACGCTTGCACTTCGGAGGACGAATATAACATATCCGAGAAACAATTGAAAGAATGCATTGAGACGCTATACGAAATTAGCAGTATCTtctattat ATGGCTCGTACCGATCAAAATCAAAGCATTGTCGAAGAAGACTTGAGTGATGACAATTACATGTATGTGGACGAGCTGCAAAAATTGACTGATGAATATGTGACAGATGTTAATTCATCTCTCACCCCTAAACTGATTTGGCGGCCCTTTATCGAGTCTCTTCTCGAGAATTTCGTCACGTTAGACCTTGACAACAAAGACAAGATACTTGTCTGTAATTTGGATTACTTAAAAGACGCGGCGCTGATACTCTCTTCTTATGAGGAGGAAGATCTAG aaaGTTACATTTGGTGGGTTGTCGTGGACATGGTGGTGCCTGTTTCTTCCAAAAAACTCAGGGAAACTTGGAATGTGtatgtcaataaaatattgcaggtGGAAATACGTGAACCCAGATCTTTGGAATGCGCATCAGACGTAAATGAAATGATGG GGATGGCGGTATCGTGGCTGTTTGTTGatcaaaaatttcataataataaggCTTATAAAGTGATGGAGATGTTGGAGGACATAAAAGAGGCATTTGCCTCACTGGTCTTGAAAACGGACTGGATGGATCAATCGACGAAAACGGCAACGCTCCAAAAGAGCCAGAAGATGGGCTCCGAGATCGGATTTCCCGAATGGCTCTTCAATGAAAATAAGCTCGACgagtattataaaaacataaaagtt ATAGATCTGTCAGAAACGAAATACTTGGACAATATGATGCAAATCCTTCGAGTAGTATTGAATACTACGTGGTCGTGTCTGCATGACGATAATTTGAGTAATAAGTCTCA ATGGGTAAGCCATCCTACCGATGTAAACGCCTTCCACAGTTTTCATGCCAATCAAATAA CTGTACCTGTCGGAATTCTCAAATTCCCATTCTATGATTTGGGTCTCGA GGCTTTGAATTATGGCGCAATTGGCTCGGTAATTGGACATGAATTAACACACGGATTTGATAACAGCGGCCGTCACTATGATAGCGATGGAAATCTTCGACAATGGTGGACCAATGAGACCATCTCCGAGTATAAAGAGAAAACCAAATGCTTTATAAATCATTACAGTACTTATTACGAAAGTgag ATTGACGGCTACATTGATGGCGAGCTAACTTTAGATGAGAACATCGCCGATAATGGAGGCCTTAGTGAGGCCTTTGTCGCTTACGAGAGGTGGAAGACCCGGCATGGTCAAGAGCTTCTACTTCCAGGATTTACGGAGTTTACGCATGAACAGTTACTCTTTCTTTCCTATGCACAC TTGTGGTGCGAGTCTTATATTTCGACAGCACTGAAATGGATGCTGGAAGATTCTCATTCTCCTAACCATGTACGGGTTCAAggagtattaaaaaattctaaggAATTTAGTACCACGTGGAATTGCCCCGTAGGATCAAACATGAATCCAGCAAAGAAGTGTCATCTGTGGTAG